Genomic window (Gemmatimonadota bacterium):
GTAGCACGGGAAAGCACATGGCCGAGAACAAGACGGTCGAGACGGATGCGAGTGTGGACGCCTTCCTCGACTCGGTGCCGCACGAAGGCCGGCGCGAGGATGCCCGCGCCCTGCGGGCGCTGATGGAGCGGGTGACGGGCGCCCCCGCGCGCATGTGGGGACCCTCGATCGTGGGGTTCGGGAAGTACCACTACCGCTACGAGTCCGGACGCGAGGGCGAGATGCTCCGGGTCGGATTCAGCCCGCGCAGCAGCAACCTCGCGCTCTACCTGACCTCCAAGGACGAGGACTCCGCCCGCATCGTGGCGCGCCTGGGAAAGCACAAGGCCGGCGCGTCCTGCCTCTACGTGAATCGTCTGGCGGATGTGGATTCCGACGCGCTCGAGGCCCTGATCGCCCACTCCTGGACCCTGGCCGCGGAGCGCTACGGCGCGCAGGCGTGACCGCCCTCCCGCGCTCCGGTCCTTCCATGCGGTTCAATCCCGCCGTCTACGATCTGTGGGTCTTCCGCCGGGAAGGCCCGCAGGTCCGGTTCCTCGTGTTGCGCACCTCGGAGGAGAAGGCCGCGCGCCACTTCAACGGGGGCCGTTTCTGGCAGGTGCCCAGTGGAGTGTTCGAGGGGGACGAGTCGGTCCCGGAGGCCGTGGACCGTCATCTGACTCGATTGGGACTGGTCGCGGCTGCGGTCTGGGCCGGCGAGCACACCTACACCATCTACAACCGCCGCTTCCACGAAATCCAGGTCATCAGCGTCTACGGGGTCGAGGTCTCGGGCGCGGAGAGCGCGCTGCGTCTCGATCCGGTGGAGCACTCGGAGCATGCCTGGCTCGGTTTCGAGGACGCGCTGTCTCGTGTGCACTACCGCGGCTTGAAGGACGGGCTGCGCTCGGTCCAGGAATACATCACCGGTGTGCCGGAACCGGCTCCCGAGCTGCGCTTGCGTTGAACATCCGATCCGCAACTTCCGAAGGAGGATGACGTGCAGGTCTGGTATCTCGAGTTCGTGACCGCCGACGTGGATGGGGTGTGCGCTGCCTACGAGGGCGCTGCGGGTGTGGTCTTCGGCGAACCCGTCCCCGAGCTGGGGCAGGCGCGCACGGCGCCGCTCGCGGGCGGAGGTCAGGTGGGCGTGCGGGCACCGATGCGGAAGGACGAAGCGCCGGTGGTACGGCCGTACTGGCTGGTGGACGACATCCGGGCCGCGGTCTCCGCCGTGGTCGCCGCTGGCGGCACGGTGGCGGTGCCGCCCATGGAGATCCCGGGACGCGGAACGTTCGCCATCTACCTCCTGGGTGGGAACGACCACGGCCTGTGGCAGAGGTAGCGTGCCGGGGTTGCTGCGCGCGGGTCCGTCCGGGGGCCTGGCGTCGGCGTGCGGTGTCGTGACCGGCGCATGACGCGGTGAAGCGTCTGCCGCTCGGGCGGGAGCAGATCCTGCGCTACCGTCGCCGGGCGGGAGCGCTGGATCAGCGTCTGTCGTCCGGCGCGGCGTCGATCGCGCGGGCGGCACGAGCGGGGCTCCAGGACAGCATGCCGCGGGCGGCGCTGCTCTCGCTGCACGCCCGCGTGGAGGGCACCCCGCCCGACGCGCTCGCCGATCCCGCGCTGGTGCAGGTCTGGGGACCGCGCTACAGCGCGTTCGCGGTCCCCGCGCGGGATCACGCCCTCTTCACGCTGGGACGCATGCCGGATACGCCGGCGAAGCGGCGGGAGTTCGAGCGGATGGCCGCGCGCCTGGACGCGTTGCTGGACGGGGGTGAGATGGAGGCCGACGCGGCCGAGCGCGCGCTGGGCGCGGGCCGCAACCGCCTGCGATACGCCACACTCACGGGACGGCTCCTCATCCGCTGGGACGGTGCACGGCAGCCGACCGTGCGCGTGGTGCCGCCCCCGGCGCTCGATCCGTTCGAGGCACGTCTGGAGCTGGCGCGTCGGCATCTACACGTGTTCGGTCCCACGACGCAGACCGCCTTCGCCCGCTGGGGCGGCGTCGGAGCACGAGAGGCGCGTGCCGCCTATCAGGCGCTGTTGCCCGAGCTCGTTCCCGTGCGCACCCCGATCGGCGACGCCTGGATCCTCGCTGGCGACGCAGCGGAGCTGAGCGCGCCGCCCGGACCCGAGGCGCCGGCCCGGCTGCTCCCCAGCGGCGACGCGTACACCCTCCTGCAGGACGACGAACGCGCGCTCCTCGTCCCTGACGCCACGCGCCGTGCGACGCTGTGGACGCCTCGCGTCTGGCCGGGCGCGGTGCTCGTCGAGGGTGAGGTGGTGGGGGTGTGGCGGCGCGCGGGTGGAGTGGTCTCGGTCGAGCCCTGGCAGCGCCTGTCCGGCCCGCAGCGCGACGTCGTCGAGGCCGAAGCGGCCACCCTGCCGCTGCCGGGCTTGAACGGCGGGATCACCGTGCGCTGGGAGGGCTGAGCCGCAGGGCGTTCGCAACCGCACGCGCTTCGGAGGCACGCCCCCCTGCGTCTATCGTTCCAGCCGCACGGTGAGCAGCATCGCACCCGCCTCCACCGCGCGAACGGAGTGCGGAACACCGGGATCGAGGATCAGCACGTCTCCCGACATCATGTCGTGATCGATCTCCTCCGCGTGCAGGACGAACCGCCCCTCCAGCACCTGGATGAGCACCAGACCAGGCGCGGTGTGCCGATCGAGGTGGCCGTCGGGCTCGAACGCGAAGACGACCTGCGTCAGCCCGTCCCTGTGGAAGGTCGTGGTCTGGCGATGGCCGTTGCGGGCCGGCCGGTCGCTGGCGCGGAGCGTCTCGAGCGCCTCGGACAGGGAGTAGCGGAACGCGGGCCCGCTGAAACGCGCGGGGAAGGAGCGTCCGTCCTCCGGCCCCGGCGCACGAGGTGTCCCGCTCATGGCGTGCCCACCCGGGAGCGCGGCGCACCCCACTCGTGTTCGTGCGCGCCCGGGAAGGCGGCGCGCTCCAGCGGAATGCGCATGCGTTGCGCCCGACCCACCACGTCGGCCGCCACGTGCGGGGGGAGCAACGCGGTGGCCGTGCGGTGGAACAGGTCGAGCCAGCGATCGAAGTGCTCGGGCTGCAAGCCCGGCAGGCCGACGTGCGCCGCAGCGGGATTGCCGGTGAAGCGACGGCTGGCCAGCAGCACGCTCGACCAGAAGTCGCACATCTTCTCCAGGTGCGGCTCCCAGCGCCCGCTCAGACGCGCCTCGAACACCGGACCCAGCGTGGGATCCTCCCGGATCGCCCCGTAGAACGAGAAGACGAGCGCGCGGATCTGCGCCTCAGTGATGCGGTCCGACACGGTTGCCTCCGAGCTGGACCAGGGTCCGCGATTCCGGCCGCAGGTCCGCGATGGTATGGCGATCCAGCGCCGCGAAGAACGCCTCCGCGGCGTCCTCCAGCGCTCCAGCGAGCCGACAGTGCCCTGTGAGCGGACACGTGGACGCGGGCAGGAAGCACTCCGCCAACGCCACGTTCGGCTCGAGGGCGCGCACGAGGGTCCCCAGGCGCATGCCGGCGCCACCCTCGGCGAGCGTGAAGCCGCCGCCCCGTCCCCGCGTGCCCTCCACGAGCCCCAGGTCCGCCAGGGCCTGCAGGCTCTTCATGAGGTGATCACGCGAGACATGCAGCCGGCGGGCGAGCTCGGCGGTGGAGACGCGGCCCCCGTCCGTGGAGGACAGGAGCATCAGCGCCCGCAGGCTGATGTCGGAGAAGCGGGTGAGGTGCATGAGGGGTCCTTGAAGTGGTATTTTACATACTACTTAAATCGCCGAGCGAAAGGAAGGGACGGTGGAGCCTCGGCGGGCCTGCGGTGCGAGGGTCTGCCCCGACGCCCGTGCGGTCGCGCGTCCGCGTTGACGCTCGGCATGTCGGCAGGGTACTTTATGATACAAAGTCAGCGACCCAGGGAGCCCCTGCCGTGGAACGCACCGTGTCCGACCGTCCTTCTCCGGCCTTCCTTCGCCGGGCACCCCTGTGAAGGGCCTCCTGCGCCGCTTGCGCGGCATGGTGGGGATGGGCCTGACCTGGGCCGGTGCCTGGGGCGGAGTCGGCATCCTGATCGGCGTGGGTCTGACCCTCGGTCTCCCGCTCGAGTGGTTCATCCGGGTCTTCGACGCCCCTCTACCGGCCCTTGCGCTGCCCGGGTTCTTCGCGGGCGCGACCTTCTCGGCGGTGTTGGGCGTGGTCGGGCGCCGCCGGCGCTTCGACGAGCTGTCGCTTCCCGTCTTCGCCGCCTGGGGAGCCTTGGGCGGCCTGGTCTTGGGTCTCGCGCCCGCGGCCGCGGTGGTCGGCACCCTCGGCGTGGGTGCCACCGCCGTCGTCGTAGGGACCCTCACCGTCCTGAGCTCGCTTTCGGCGGCGGGCACCCTCGCCCTGGCGCGGGTCTCGGAGGACCGGGAGCTGCTCGCGGGCTCCGAGGACGTGGCGGACGTGGGGCTGAGCGCCGGCGAGACACGGGACCTGCTCGGCCGCTGAGGGAGCCGCCCCCGCCCGCCGCACCGGACCGGGACCGGGTTGAGGGGTAGGAACGGCGTCCCTATGATCCCGGGCGTCCCGCCCCATCCCTCTGCCCCGCTCCGCATGCCGCGATCCCGCGCCCGTGCCGCTGCTGTCGCGGCGCTCCTTGTCCTGCCTCCCACGGCCCACGCACAGCAGCAGACGTTCACCCGGGCCGACTCCCTCCAGGGCTCCTACACGTCCCCGGGCCGCGTCTGGTGGGATGTGCTGCGCTACGACCTGGACGTCCGCGTGGATCCGCAGACCCGCACGTTCTCCGGCTCCAACCGGCTCGCGTTCCGCGTGCTCGAACCGGGCCGCGAGCTGCAGATCGACCTGATGGAGCCGCTCGTGATGGACAGCGTGGTGCTGGACGGCGCGCGGCTGCCGGTGCGCAGGGAAGGCGCCGCTCACTTCGTCACGCCGGCGCGACCGCTGCGGGCGGGCGCGGTCGAGACCCTGACGGCCTTCTATCACGGCGAGCCCCGCGAGGCGCCGATGCCTCCCTGGGATGGAGGCGTGACCTGGGCGGCGGACAGCCTGGGGCGTCCCTGGATCGCCACCACCGACCAGGGTCTGGGCGCGAGCGTCTGGTGGCCGGTCAAGGACACCCAGGCGGACGAGCCCGATCAAGGGATGCGCATCGCCGTCACGGTGCCCGACCCCCTGATCGCCGTCGCGAACGGGCGGCTGACCGACCGTTCGTCCCACGACGACGGCACCACCACGTGGAGGTGGTCGGTCTCGAGCCCGATCAACACGTACGGCGTGGCGCTCGCGATCGGCCACTACGTCACGTACGCGGATACGCTCCAGGGCGAGGCCGGCCCGCTCTCGCTCGACTTCTGGCCGCTCGACTACCGGCTCGCCGACGCGCGCCGCCAGTTCCCGCAGGCGGCGACCACCCTCCAGTGCTTCGAGGGATGGTTCGGGCCGTATCCCTGGTACGAGGACGGCTTCAAGCTGGTGGAGACGCCGTACCTGGGCATGGAGCACCAGAGCGCCATCGCGTACGGGAACCGCTACGGCAACGGGTACCTGGGCACGGATCTCTCCGGCACCGGGCTCGGGCTGCAGTGGGACTACATCATCGTGCACGAGATCGCGCACGAGTGGTGGGGGAATCATGTCAGCACCAAGGATATCGCCGACATGTGGGTGCACGAGGGCTTCGGCACCTACGCCGAGGGCCTCTACATGGAGTGCATCGCCGGTCCCGAGGCCGGTGCCACCTACCTGCGGGGTCTGCGCGCCAACATCGAGAACGACCGCCCGATCATCGGCCCCTATGGCGTCTACACCGAGGGCTCGGGCGACATGTACTTCAAGGGTGCGCAGATGCTGCACACCATCCGCCAGGTCCTGGACGACGATGCCCGCTGGCGGGAGATCCTCCGCGGCATCCAGGCCACGTTCGGTGGGGGTACCGTGCGCGGGTGGGAAGTGGAGGAGTACATGACCCGCGAGGCGGGCATCGATCTCGGCCCCATCTTCGACCAGTACCTCCGGACGCCGCAGCCGCCCGTGCTGGAGTGGCGGCGGAAGGGCACCACCCTCGAGGTTCGCTGGGCCGACGTGGTGCCCGGCTTCGACATGCCCATCGCTCTCCGGCTCTCCGACGCCGGCTTCACGCGCGTGCGTCCCACGGAGCGCTGGCAGTCCGCCCCCCTCACGCTCTCCGACCCCTCCACCTTCGCCGTCGACCCGGACTGGTACGTCCTGGTACGGGAGGCTGCGGACCGCTGACCGCGGCTACTCCAGCCGCAAGGCACTCAGGGGATCGACCCGAAGGGCGCGGCGGGCCGGCTCGAGGCTCGCAAGGCATGCCGCGCCGAGCACCAGGGCCACGGCGCCGACGAACGTCGTCGGATCGGTCCGGGTGACCCCGAAGAGCAGCGCATCGAGCAGGCGCGTGACCGGAAGCGCCGCGAGGACGCCGATCCCGACACCCAGGAGCGCGGGTCGCAGCGCCCGCTCGAGCACCGTGCGGATGATCGCGTGGTGGGACGCTCCCAGCGCAAGGCGAACCCCCAACTCCTGCCGTCTCGCCGCGACGACGAACGCAAGCGTGCCGTACACGCCCGCCATGGTCAGACCGAGCGCGCATAAGCCGAACGCGCCGAGCACCAGGGCGACGAAGCGCCGCTCGGCGATCGAGTCGCGCATGAACCGGGTCATGTCCACGGAGCGTCGCACGGGAAGGTCGGGGCGGACCTCGCGGATGGCCCCTTGCATGGCGGACAGCAGAGCGGTGTCGTCTCCGGTCGTGCGGGCCACGAGGTCGAGCCGGCGAGTCGGTCGCTGCGGGAAGGGAAGGAAAAGCTCCGGCGCGGCGGCTTGGTCGAGCTGCTTCTGCCGGACATCCCCGACCACACCGACGATCTCGATCGGGCGGGAGCCGTCGGGGTCGTCACTCAGGGTGATGCGCCGTCCCACGACGTCCCCGTCTCCCGCAATCCGCGTCGCCAACGCCTGGTTCACGATCGCCACCGGCGGCGAGGTGGCATCATCGTACGAGGAGAACAGGCGGCCGGCGCGCAGAGGGATGTCCAACGCTGCGAAATAGCCGGACGTGACCTGCTGGTAGTCCACCGGAGCGCCTCCCTGCGCTTCGTCCTCTGCACCCAGGAGCAGGCCTGGACTACGCAACCCCAGCATCTGGGCGTTCCCGCTCAGCGGGAGGTTGGCGGTTGCCCCCGCGGCCTCGATTCCCGGCAATGTCCGGATGCGTTCGATCATCCTGCCGAAGTCGTCGACCAGCTCGACCGGGGTCGCCGTCGCGGGAAGGACCACCGACATGGCACCGATCCCTTCGGAAGAGAAACCGGGATCGACCTGCGCCAGGCGGTACAGCGACGTGGAGAGCAGGCCCCCGGCCACGACCAGCACGATGGCGAGAGCGCACTCCGCTACGATCAGGGCGTCGCGAACACGGACCTTGCCCTTGGTGGCGGAGTGTCTCGCCAGCGCGCCGCCTGCTTCGCCCCGCTCAGCCATCCGCGCGGCGCGGAGCGCAGGTGGCAGGGTGAACAGGATGCTCGTGGCGAACGCCAGCGCGAGCGTGATACCGAAGAGGTGTCGATCGACGGCCAGCTCGGAGATGCGCGGGATGTCGTTCGGTCCGAGGGCGACGAAGGCGTCGACCGCAACGGCCGCCAACGCTGCGCCCACCAACCCTCCGACGAGACCCAGAAGCAGGCCTTCGGCCAGGAGCTGGCGGACGATGTGCAGGCGGCGCGCGCCCAGCCACCCGCGCAGGGCCATCTCATGCGAGCGCTCGTTGGCGCGCATGAGCAGAAGGTGTGCGACGTTGACGCACGTGATGGTCAGCAGCAGGCCCACGGCAAAGAGCAGCGGGAGCAGGATGGCCCCGGCGTCGCCCACGGTTTCGCTTCGCAGAGGAGCAAGCCCGAACGTCCGCTCTCCAGGCTCCGGGTACTCACGGGAGAGAGCGGCACCGAGCGCGACCAACTCCGTGCCGGCGGATTCGGGCGTGGCATCATCCCCCAGTCGGCCGACGACCTGGAGGAAGCCGTTCCTTCGTTGGCTGCGGGCGTCGGGATCGAGGCTCGACAGGGGAATCCAGGCCTCTGTACCGCTCTGCCCCAGACCCTCCGGCGGGACGAAGTCCGGCGGCATGACGCCCGCCACCACGAACGGCGTGCCGTCCAGAACCACCGCTCCACCGACGATGTCTGCGGAGCCACCCCACCGTCGTTGCCAGAGGCTGTGGGCCAGCACGACCTGCGGCGCACCGCCCTCACGATCCGCATCCGGGCTCCAGTGGGAGCCCAGCGCAGGATACCGTCCCAGAACGTCGAAGAACCCGGAAGAGACCGTTGCCGCGCGGATATACTCCGGATCCGGATCGCCGGACACCGTCAGGCCCCGCGGCCTGGATGCTGCCAGTGCGCTGAAGGAGCGGTTGCGCTCCTGCAGATCACCAAGATCCAGCGCGGACACAGACAGGATGCCCGCGCGGCCTTCCGAGATCTTGCCGACGCGCATGATCCGGTCGGGTGCGTCGTAGGGCAGCGGCGCCAACAACACGCCGTGGACCACGCTGTAGATCGCGGTGGCGCTCCCCACTCCGATCCCGATCGTCGCGCCCGCCACGAGCACGAGGGCCGGGCGGCGGCGAAGGGACCGCAGGCCCATCCTCAGGTCACGGGTGATTCCGACCATGCGAACGCTCCTCCGCGAAGGGATCCGGGTTCCCAGCGCACGTGCGCCGACACTCCACCATTCGGACACGGCGGTGCGCACCAGGTCCGTCAGGATGAGCCACCAGAAGCGGAGGGCGCCGCCCCGATCGCGTTCGGCCTGGAGGTGGTCACGGAACCACCCCCTCATCTCGTCGGCATGTCGGTGCCGGAAGGCGGGGGGGAGGAGCAGAAGGAGGCGCGCATAGACGCGCTCGCCCCACTGCGGACGACGCGTCACGAAGTCCTCAGGATCGCGCGTTCCAGCGCGAGATCGACGGAGCGAGCCAGCCGTTCGGCTTCGGTGCGTAGCGCGGACCGGCCGGCCGGCGTCAGCTCGAAATAGCGCCGGCGTTCGGAGTGCGCCCCCGCGGCATCGACCTCATCGGTGCTGACGAGCCATCCCCGTTCGGTCAGCCGTTGCAGCGTCCCGTAGAGGGTGCCCGGGCCCATCGTGATCTGGCCGGACGTCAGCTCGGCCACCTCCTTGGAGATGGCGTAGCCGTAGTGCGGTCCTTCCGCG
Coding sequences:
- a CDS encoding DUF1801 domain-containing protein gives rise to the protein MAENKTVETDASVDAFLDSVPHEGRREDARALRALMERVTGAPARMWGPSIVGFGKYHYRYESGREGEMLRVGFSPRSSNLALYLTSKDEDSARIVARLGKHKAGASCLYVNRLADVDSDALEALIAHSWTLAAERYGAQA
- a CDS encoding NUDIX domain-containing protein; protein product: MRFNPAVYDLWVFRREGPQVRFLVLRTSEEKAARHFNGGRFWQVPSGVFEGDESVPEAVDRHLTRLGLVAAAVWAGEHTYTIYNRRFHEIQVISVYGVEVSGAESALRLDPVEHSEHAWLGFEDALSRVHYRGLKDGLRSVQEYITGVPEPAPELRLR
- a CDS encoding hydroxylase, which gives rise to MQVWYLEFVTADVDGVCAAYEGAAGVVFGEPVPELGQARTAPLAGGGQVGVRAPMRKDEAPVVRPYWLVDDIRAAVSAVVAAGGTVAVPPMEIPGRGTFAIYLLGGNDHGLWQR
- a CDS encoding crosslink repair DNA glycosylase YcaQ family protein — encoded protein: MKRLPLGREQILRYRRRAGALDQRLSSGAASIARAARAGLQDSMPRAALLSLHARVEGTPPDALADPALVQVWGPRYSAFAVPARDHALFTLGRMPDTPAKRREFERMAARLDALLDGGEMEADAAERALGAGRNRLRYATLTGRLLIRWDGARQPTVRVVPPPALDPFEARLELARRHLHVFGPTTQTAFARWGGVGAREARAAYQALLPELVPVRTPIGDAWILAGDAAELSAPPGPEAPARLLPSGDAYTLLQDDERALLVPDATRRATLWTPRVWPGAVLVEGEVVGVWRRAGGVVSVEPWQRLSGPQRDVVEAEAATLPLPGLNGGITVRWEG
- a CDS encoding cupin domain-containing protein, giving the protein MSGTPRAPGPEDGRSFPARFSGPAFRYSLSEALETLRASDRPARNGHRQTTTFHRDGLTQVVFAFEPDGHLDRHTAPGLVLIQVLEGRFVLHAEEIDHDMMSGDVLILDPGVPHSVRAVEAGAMLLTVRLER
- a CDS encoding group III truncated hemoglobin; its protein translation is MSDRITEAQIRALVFSFYGAIREDPTLGPVFEARLSGRWEPHLEKMCDFWSSVLLASRRFTGNPAAAHVGLPGLQPEHFDRWLDLFHRTATALLPPHVAADVVGRAQRMRIPLERAAFPGAHEHEWGAPRSRVGTP
- a CDS encoding Rrf2 family transcriptional regulator, whose protein sequence is MHLTRFSDISLRALMLLSSTDGGRVSTAELARRLHVSRDHLMKSLQALADLGLVEGTRGRGGGFTLAEGGAGMRLGTLVRALEPNVALAECFLPASTCPLTGHCRLAGALEDAAEAFFAALDRHTIADLRPESRTLVQLGGNRVGPHH
- a CDS encoding M1 family metallopeptidase, producing MPRSRARAAAVAALLVLPPTAHAQQQTFTRADSLQGSYTSPGRVWWDVLRYDLDVRVDPQTRTFSGSNRLAFRVLEPGRELQIDLMEPLVMDSVVLDGARLPVRREGAAHFVTPARPLRAGAVETLTAFYHGEPREAPMPPWDGGVTWAADSLGRPWIATTDQGLGASVWWPVKDTQADEPDQGMRIAVTVPDPLIAVANGRLTDRSSHDDGTTTWRWSVSSPINTYGVALAIGHYVTYADTLQGEAGPLSLDFWPLDYRLADARRQFPQAATTLQCFEGWFGPYPWYEDGFKLVETPYLGMEHQSAIAYGNRYGNGYLGTDLSGTGLGLQWDYIIVHEIAHEWWGNHVSTKDIADMWVHEGFGTYAEGLYMECIAGPEAGATYLRGLRANIENDRPIIGPYGVYTEGSGDMYFKGAQMLHTIRQVLDDDARWREILRGIQATFGGGTVRGWEVEEYMTREAGIDLGPIFDQYLRTPQPPVLEWRRKGTTLEVRWADVVPGFDMPIALRLSDAGFTRVRPTERWQSAPLTLSDPSTFAVDPDWYVLVREAADR
- a CDS encoding ABC transporter permease, with translation MTRRPQWGERVYARLLLLLPPAFRHRHADEMRGWFRDHLQAERDRGGALRFWWLILTDLVRTAVSEWWSVGARALGTRIPSRRSVRMVGITRDLRMGLRSLRRRPALVLVAGATIGIGVGSATAIYSVVHGVLLAPLPYDAPDRIMRVGKISEGRAGILSVSALDLGDLQERNRSFSALAASRPRGLTVSGDPDPEYIRAATVSSGFFDVLGRYPALGSHWSPDADREGGAPQVVLAHSLWQRRWGGSADIVGGAVVLDGTPFVVAGVMPPDFVPPEGLGQSGTEAWIPLSSLDPDARSQRRNGFLQVVGRLGDDATPESAGTELVALGAALSREYPEPGERTFGLAPLRSETVGDAGAILLPLLFAVGLLLTITCVNVAHLLLMRANERSHEMALRGWLGARRLHIVRQLLAEGLLLGLVGGLVGAALAAVAVDAFVALGPNDIPRISELAVDRHLFGITLALAFATSILFTLPPALRAARMAERGEAGGALARHSATKGKVRVRDALIVAECALAIVLVVAGGLLSTSLYRLAQVDPGFSSEGIGAMSVVLPATATPVELVDDFGRMIERIRTLPGIEAAGATANLPLSGNAQMLGLRSPGLLLGAEDEAQGGAPVDYQQVTSGYFAALDIPLRAGRLFSSYDDATSPPVAIVNQALATRIAGDGDVVGRRITLSDDPDGSRPIEIVGVVGDVRQKQLDQAAAPELFLPFPQRPTRRLDLVARTTGDDTALLSAMQGAIREVRPDLPVRRSVDMTRFMRDSIAERRFVALVLGAFGLCALGLTMAGVYGTLAFVVAARRQELGVRLALGASHHAIIRTVLERALRPALLGVGIGVLAALPVTRLLDALLFGVTRTDPTTFVGAVALVLGAACLASLEPARRALRVDPLSALRLE
- a CDS encoding PadR family transcriptional regulator; its protein translation is MPATDPAPPDYLTPVVFHVLLVLAEGPHYGYAISKEVAELTSGQITMGPGTLYGTLQRLTERGWLVSTDEVDAAGAHSERRRYFELTPAGRSALRTEAERLARSVDLALERAILRTS